The Novosphingobium sp. 9U genomic sequence TAGATCCTCGCCCCTGAGGGGAGGTGGCGCACACGTAGCGCGTGGCGGAGGGGTGTCAGCGCTGGCGGATGGCTTGACTGAGAAGGTTACACCTCTCCGTCAGCCGCTTCGCGCCTGCCACCTCCCCTTGCAGGGGGGGGGATCTTCTGTTTGTTTTCCCTGTTCCGAGGAGGACCCACTCACCCCTGCGCCGCCGCGATCATCTCCTGCACCAGCACGAACTTCTCGCGCGGTGAGCCTTCACGCGCGTTGGCGATCTCGGCTTCTTCGATCTTCTTCCAGTCGCGATAGCGCACCACCTTGAGGCCGCGCTCGGTCGCGATCTCGTCAAAGCCTTCGCCGCCGCGCCTGGCCGCACCGGCGCCGATATCCTCAGCCACTTTCTCGATGATCGAGAACCCGTCAGGCCGGTTGGTTCCGATCGTCCCGGTCGGTCCTCGGCGCGACCAGCCGACGCAGTAAAGGCCGGGGCGGATGCGGCCTTCGTCGTTGGCGAAGCGGCCGGCCTTGTCGTCGAACGGCACGTCGGGAATAGGGGAGGTCTGGTAGCCGATGCAGGCGATCACCAGCCCAGCCGGGATCTCGTAAGTCTCGCCCGTGCCGACCGCGCGCCCGTCGAGCAGCTGCGTACGCTCTACCTGCACCGCCTCGACCCGCTCGGCGCCGGTGATCGCCAGTGGCGAGGCGAAGAAGTCGAACTCCACCCGGATCGCTTTTTCGGAGCACTCCTCCGGCGAGCGCGCGGCGAAGGCGCGCAGGTGCGCGACCGACTTGCGCTGTCCGGGATCGAGTGCGGCATCCTCGCTCTCGTCGGGCAGGTCCGCGGCCTCCACGATCGGGCAGGCGCGTGACAGGTGGCCTAGCTCGCCCAGCTCCTTGGGCGTCATTGCGATCTGGTGCGGGCCACGCCGACCGAGGATGACGATGCGCTCGATCCGCGCTTCCTTGAGCGCATCGAGCGCGTGTGCGACGATGTCGCTGCCGGCGAACTCGTCCTGCGACTTGGCGAGGATGCGCGCGACATCCAGTGCGACGTTCCCGTTGCCGATCACCACTGCGGTGTGGTGTGCCAGGTGCGGGTCGAGCCCGGCAAAACCGGGATGGCCGTTGTACCAGCCGACAAACGAAGCGCTGCCGAACACGTTGTGGAGCTCCTCTCCGGGCAGGCCCAGCTTGCGGTCGTGCGGGGCACCGGTTGCCAGGATCACTGCATCGTAAAGCATCTCCAGCTCGGGGATGGTCACGTCGCTGCCAATCGTCACATTGCCCAGGAACCGCACATTGCCGGTGAGCGCCGTAGTCTCGTAGCGGCGCGAGACGGCTTTGATCGACTGGTGATCCGGGGCGACGCCGCTGCGGATCAGGCCGAAGGGAACAGGCAGGCTGTCGTAGACGTCGACGCGCACCTCATCGCCCCACAGCTTGAGCGCGGCCTCGGCGGTGTAGTAGCCCGCAGGGCCCGAACCCACGATTGCGATGTGCCGCATGTGCTGTGTTCTCCCGATCGGCGCGCACGTTTGCACTTGGCGCTCTTGGCTCTTGCAGGGTGCAAGCAAGCATGGGCGTCCTGGCCATACAAGCCGAAAGTGCCGCCTGACCCGCTGCGCGCCGAACCAACGGCAGGAATGCAACAAGGGCAAGGTGCTAGCTGCCGCGCTTAAGAGATTCGCAACGCGCTCCAGCGCATGAAGTCGGCATGACAAGCAGGCGCGAAGCATCCGGTTCACTGCGCAGGCGCGCTGCCCTGACGGCATCACCGTCTGATGAGGACTCCCTGGCTCCGCTTGCCCAACCAGCGGCCAGCGACGACGCCTCCAGTCCAGTCGAGCGCTCAGGCGACGACCGCCGCCGCAAACCGCGCATGCGTGGTTTGCGTCCGGTCCGCGTTGCGGTCGAGGATCCCTTGCGCGAACTGCTGCCGCGCCGCTGGCGGCTGATCGCGCCCGCGATCCTGGGCATGTTCGTGCTGGTGGGCGCAACCACGTGGTCGATCCCGCATTGGCCGGGTTTTGTCCTGGCGCTCGGCGCCATCGGCTTGTGTGCTGCCGCGCCGTTCTTTGCACAGTTGCAGGTCACCCATGCCGACAAGACCTGGTCACGCTACGTGGTGATGGCCGTGTCGATTGCCGCGCCGATGGTGCTGACCGGCCTTGCGATGTCGAGCTGGGCGTCGGCCGTCGGTCCTGTCGCCTGGACGGGTGCAGTCGCGGGGCTGGCAATCCTGACGATGCTGATCGCCGCGCTTCTCGATGGGCGGCTGATCTCCAAGGTCGCCGCTTTGGAGAGCCTGTGGCTCGGTCCCTGCCTCGCCAGCGGAAGTGTCGCCGCGCAGCTGCTGATGGTGCTCGGTGCCTTCCTTGGTCTCGTCGTCGCTTACCGCGAGATCGGGCGCCTGGTGAGCGAGGCCGAGGCTCGCACCGCCCGCGAGCACGAACAGCGCCGCGCCGAGGAGCTGCTCGCCGAATACGAGGAGACCGGCCAGGGCTGGTTTTGGGAAACCGACCGCCGCGGCCAGCTGACCTACGTCTCGCGCCGTATCGCCAAGCTGCTGGGCAAGGAGCCGGCCGACCTCGAAGGCCGCCCGTTTACCGAGTTATTCGAGCTGGAGAACCAGGAGCAGGAGAGCGAGCGCACGCTGGTGTTCCATCTCGCCACCCGCTCCTCGTTCCACGAGTTGCAGGTGCGCGCTGCCACGCGCGAGCACGAGGAGCGCTGGTGGTCGATCAGCGGCCGGCCAGTGCTCGACCAATTCGACAATTTCCTGGGCTTCCGTGGCTCGGGCTCGGACCTTACCGAGACGCGCAAGTCGCAGCGCCACGTTGTGGAGCTGGCGCGCTTCGACTCGCTCACCAAGCTCGCCAATCGCTTCCAAATGGCCGAATGGCTGGAGAAGATCCTCAGCGCCCCGCGCGAGGAGAACAAGGCCTGCGCCGTGTTCCTGCTCGACCTCGACCGCTTCAAGCAGGTCAACGACACCATGGGCCACCCGGCGGGCGACGCGCTGCTCAAGCAAGTCGCCGACCGCCTGCGCAGCACGGTGGGTGAGGGCGGCCGGGTCGGCCGGCTCGGCGGTGACGAGTTCCAAGTGGTACTGCCAGGGCGCATCAACCGCGACGAGTTGGCGTACCTTGCGCATCGCATCATCGAGAACCTGTCGCAGCCCTACTCAATCGAGGGCAGCCGGGTGACGATCGGCGCTTCTGTCGGCATCGCGCTTTCGCCAGACGACGGCGTGACCTCCGAAGCACTGATCCGCAACGCCGACCTCGCGCTCTACGCCGCTAAAGACGGCGGCCGCGGCCGGCATCACTTCTACGCACAGGACCTCCACAGCGACGCGCAGGAGCGCCAGCAGCTGGAGCAGGACTTGCGCGACGCGATCGCGCATGGCGGGTTGGAGCTCTATTACCAGCCCCAGGTCCGCGTCACGACCGAGAAGATCACCGGGTTCGAGGCGCTGCTGCGCTGGAAGCACCCGCGCATGGGCTACATGTCGCCCGCCAAGTTCGTGCCGGTGGCTGAGGACGCGGGGCTCATCCCGCAGATCGGCGAATGGGCATTGCGCACCGCGTGCCACGACCTGTCGCAATGGCCGGAGGAAGTGCGCGTGGCCGTCAACGTCTCGCCGCTGCAGTTCGCCAACCCCGCGCTGCCCGCGATCGTCACCAGCGCCATCGCCGCCGCCGGTATCGCACCCGGCCGGCTGGAGCTGGAGATCACCGAAAGCGTGTTCATGGGCGACGATGCCTCGACCGAGGCGATGTTCGCCGCACTCAAGGGTGTCGGCGTGCGCCTGGCGCTCGATGACTTTGGCACCGGATACTCCTCGCTCGCCTACCTGCAGCACGCGCCGTTCGACAAGATCAAGATTGACCAGAGCTTCGTGCGCGGGGCCACCATCCAGGGCAGCCGCAACGGCGCGATCATCGCCTCGATCGTCAGCCTGGCCGAAGCGCTCGGCATGGAGACCACGGCAGAGGGCGTCGAGACGCTCGACGAGCTGGACCTCATCCGCATGCTCGGCTGCAGCCACGTGCAGGGCTATATCTACGAGAAGCCGCTGCCCTCCACGGCCGCGACCGAGCGCCTCGCCAAAGGCCTGACCGCCATTGCGCAAGGTCCGCGGTCGGCCCGTGCACCCCGCCAGACGATGTTGCGCAAGGTCGTGCTGGAGCATGGCGGCCAGGAGTACGCCGGCACCATCCGCAACATCTCGCGCTCCGGTGCACTGGTGGAGGGGCTGTGGAACGTGCCGCAGGGCACGACGTTCGAAGTGCAACTGGCCGAGGGGCTCAAGCGCCTGGCGACCTGCCGGTGGTGCAACGAGGACCGCATGGGCGTGGAGTTCGATCAGCCGCTGCCGGTCGATGCCAGCGGGGCGGTCTCGTTCACACCGCCTCGATCGGTGCGCGAGAAGGTCGAAGCGGCGGGGTTGCGCAAGGCAGGCTGACAGTTCGGAGACTGCCTGCTAACGGGCCGGGATGACTGATCTCTCCCTCATTCGCAACTTCAGCATCATCGCGCATATCGACCATGGCAAGTCCACGCTGGCCGACCGGCTGATCCAGCGCACCGGGGGCCTCTCCGAGCGCGAGATGAGTGCGCAAGTCCTTGATAACATGGACATCGAGAAAGAGCGCGGGATCACCATCAAGGCGCAGACGGTGCGCCTGAACTACACCGCAAACGATGGCCAAACCTATGAGCTCAACCTCATGGACACCCCCGGCCACGTAGACTTCGCCTACGAGGTCAGCCGCAGCCTCGCCGCGTGCGAGGGCGCGCTGCTGGTGGTCGACGCGGCGCAGGGCGTCGAGGCGCAGACGCTCGCCAACGTCTACCAGTCGATCGAGCACGACCACGAGATCGTCCCCGTCATCAACAAGATCGACCTCCCCGCCGCCGAGCCCGAGAAGGTCCGCGCCGAGATCGAGGACATCATCGGCATCGACGCCAGCGACGCCGTCCTCGCCAGCGCCAAGTCCGGCATCGGCATCGACGAAGTGCTCGAAGCCATCGTCACCAAGATCCCGCCCCCCAAGGGCGAGCGCGACCAGCCCCTCAAGGCCATGCTGGTCGACAGCTGGTATGACCCCTACCTGGGCGTCGTCATCCTGGTGCGCGTGATCGACGGCGTCATCCGCAAGGGCCTCTCCGTCAAGTTCATGCAAGGCGGCACCGAGCACCTGATCGACCGCGTCGGCGCCTTCACCCCCAAGCGCGTCGACTTGCCCGAACTCGGCCCCGGCGAGATCGGCTTCATCACCGCGCAGATCAAGGAAGTGGAGCAGGCCAAGGTCGGTGACACCATCACCACCGTGAAGGGCGGCGCCACCCAGGCGCTCCCCGGCTACAAGGAAGTGCAGCCGGTGGTGTTCTGCGGCCTGTTCCCGGTCGACGCCAATGACTTCGAGCGCCTGCGCGAATCGATCGGCCGCCTGCGCCTGAACGACGCCAGCTTCAGCTTCGAGATGGAGAGCAGCGCCGCATTGGGCTTCGGCTTCCGCTGCGGGTTCCTGGGCCTCCTCCACCTGGAGATCATCCAGGAGCGCCTCAGCCGCGAGTACGACCTCGACCTCATCACCACCGCGCCATCGGTGGTCTATCGCCTCAGCATGACCGACGGCAGCGTCAAGGAACTGCACAACCCGGCCGACATGCCCGACCCGGTCAAGATCGCCGAGATGGAAGAGCCCTGGATCAAGGCGACGATCTACACGCCCGACGAGTACCTCGGCTCGATCCTCAAGCTGTGCCAGGACCGCCGCGGCATCCAGATCG encodes the following:
- the lepA gene encoding translation elongation factor 4 — translated: MTDLSLIRNFSIIAHIDHGKSTLADRLIQRTGGLSEREMSAQVLDNMDIEKERGITIKAQTVRLNYTANDGQTYELNLMDTPGHVDFAYEVSRSLAACEGALLVVDAAQGVEAQTLANVYQSIEHDHEIVPVINKIDLPAAEPEKVRAEIEDIIGIDASDAVLASAKSGIGIDEVLEAIVTKIPPPKGERDQPLKAMLVDSWYDPYLGVVILVRVIDGVIRKGLSVKFMQGGTEHLIDRVGAFTPKRVDLPELGPGEIGFITAQIKEVEQAKVGDTITTVKGGATQALPGYKEVQPVVFCGLFPVDANDFERLRESIGRLRLNDASFSFEMESSAALGFGFRCGFLGLLHLEIIQERLSREYDLDLITTAPSVVYRLSMTDGSVKELHNPADMPDPVKIAEMEEPWIKATIYTPDEYLGSILKLCQDRRGIQIDLTYIGGRAQVTYELPLNEVVFDFYDRLKSISRGYASFDYEQIGLREGDLVMMNILVNNEPVDALSMIVHRSQAEARGRGLVERLKELIPRHMFKVPIQAAIGAKVIARETISAMRKDVTAKCYGGDISRKKKLLDKQKEGKKRMREYGNVSIPQEAFIAALRMGEE
- a CDS encoding EAL domain-containing protein, coding for MRGLRPVRVAVEDPLRELLPRRWRLIAPAILGMFVLVGATTWSIPHWPGFVLALGAIGLCAAAPFFAQLQVTHADKTWSRYVVMAVSIAAPMVLTGLAMSSWASAVGPVAWTGAVAGLAILTMLIAALLDGRLISKVAALESLWLGPCLASGSVAAQLLMVLGAFLGLVVAYREIGRLVSEAEARTAREHEQRRAEELLAEYEETGQGWFWETDRRGQLTYVSRRIAKLLGKEPADLEGRPFTELFELENQEQESERTLVFHLATRSSFHELQVRAATREHEERWWSISGRPVLDQFDNFLGFRGSGSDLTETRKSQRHVVELARFDSLTKLANRFQMAEWLEKILSAPREENKACAVFLLDLDRFKQVNDTMGHPAGDALLKQVADRLRSTVGEGGRVGRLGGDEFQVVLPGRINRDELAYLAHRIIENLSQPYSIEGSRVTIGASVGIALSPDDGVTSEALIRNADLALYAAKDGGRGRHHFYAQDLHSDAQERQQLEQDLRDAIAHGGLELYYQPQVRVTTEKITGFEALLRWKHPRMGYMSPAKFVPVAEDAGLIPQIGEWALRTACHDLSQWPEEVRVAVNVSPLQFANPALPAIVTSAIAAAGIAPGRLELEITESVFMGDDASTEAMFAALKGVGVRLALDDFGTGYSSLAYLQHAPFDKIKIDQSFVRGATIQGSRNGAIIASIVSLAEALGMETTAEGVETLDELDLIRMLGCSHVQGYIYEKPLPSTAATERLAKGLTAIAQGPRSARAPRQTMLRKVVLEHGGQEYAGTIRNISRSGALVEGLWNVPQGTTFEVQLAEGLKRLATCRWCNEDRMGVEFDQPLPVDASGAVSFTPPRSVREKVEAAGLRKAG
- a CDS encoding FAD-dependent oxidoreductase, with translation MRHIAIVGSGPAGYYTAEAALKLWGDEVRVDVYDSLPVPFGLIRSGVAPDHQSIKAVSRRYETTALTGNVRFLGNVTIGSDVTIPELEMLYDAVILATGAPHDRKLGLPGEELHNVFGSASFVGWYNGHPGFAGLDPHLAHHTAVVIGNGNVALDVARILAKSQDEFAGSDIVAHALDALKEARIERIVILGRRGPHQIAMTPKELGELGHLSRACPIVEAADLPDESEDAALDPGQRKSVAHLRAFAARSPEECSEKAIRVEFDFFASPLAITGAERVEAVQVERTQLLDGRAVGTGETYEIPAGLVIACIGYQTSPIPDVPFDDKAGRFANDEGRIRPGLYCVGWSRRGPTGTIGTNRPDGFSIIEKVAEDIGAGAARRGGEGFDEIATERGLKVVRYRDWKKIEEAEIANAREGSPREKFVLVQEMIAAAQG